One window from the genome of Myxococcales bacterium encodes:
- the hutI gene encoding imidazolonepropionase, with protein MIRRIEGARALTGLAPGGQLELIDDAVIVAQGGAIAWIGPQAACPPAFQIEALRGSGEVVEYIDVGGRLVTPALVDCHTHAIFAGWRAEEFARRTAGASYAEIAAAGGGIAATLRATRQASDELLLASLVARADHAWAGGVGTLEVKSGYDLSIAGELRLLRIIAKAAAVAKPTLVPTLLAHIVPPEVVAGGASAREAYVAAFCNELIPEVARQRLATSVDVYCDQGAFTCDEAQRIWRAASDAGLGVRGHVGQFAELGGAALLAELGARSADHLEHVDASAARAMAERGVIAVMLPSACIALGQAPPPVAMLRDAGVKFAIATDFNPGTSPTQSLSLNMWLAMSHFKLTLAETWLGVTAHAAAALGLADRGTLAVGARADLAVWPCQSPEEVPYRCGDLKPTLYGHQGHSRPPIIH; from the coding sequence ATGATTCGCAGAATCGAAGGCGCCCGCGCGCTCACCGGGCTCGCACCGGGCGGCCAGCTAGAACTCATTGACGACGCAGTGATCGTTGCGCAGGGCGGCGCCATCGCGTGGATCGGCCCGCAGGCGGCGTGTCCGCCCGCGTTTCAAATCGAGGCGTTGCGCGGCAGTGGCGAGGTTGTCGAGTATATCGACGTTGGGGGCCGCTTGGTGACGCCGGCGCTCGTGGACTGCCACACGCACGCCATCTTCGCCGGCTGGCGTGCCGAGGAATTCGCTCGGCGCACTGCCGGGGCGAGCTACGCGGAAATTGCCGCGGCTGGCGGCGGCATAGCGGCGACCCTGCGCGCGACGCGGCAGGCGAGCGACGAATTGCTCCTCGCCTCGCTCGTCGCCCGCGCTGACCATGCGTGGGCGGGTGGCGTCGGCACGCTCGAAGTGAAGAGCGGCTACGATCTCTCCATCGCCGGCGAATTGCGATTGCTGCGCATCATCGCCAAGGCCGCGGCCGTGGCCAAGCCGACGTTGGTCCCGACCCTGCTCGCGCACATCGTGCCGCCCGAGGTCGTGGCCGGAGGCGCATCGGCGCGCGAGGCGTATGTCGCCGCGTTTTGCAATGAGCTCATCCCCGAGGTGGCACGGCAACGCCTCGCCACCAGCGTCGATGTCTATTGCGACCAGGGCGCCTTCACGTGCGATGAGGCGCAGCGCATCTGGCGCGCGGCGAGCGATGCGGGGCTTGGCGTGCGCGGCCACGTCGGGCAATTTGCCGAACTCGGCGGCGCGGCGCTGCTGGCCGAACTCGGCGCGCGCTCGGCTGATCACCTTGAACACGTAGACGCTAGCGCCGCGCGCGCGATGGCGGAGCGTGGCGTCATCGCCGTCATGCTGCCAAGCGCCTGCATTGCGCTCGGCCAGGCGCCGCCGCCCGTTGCCATGCTGCGCGACGCCGGCGTCAAGTTTGCGATTGCCACCGACTTCAATCCCGGCACCAGCCCGACCCAATCGCTATCTCTCAACATGTGGCTGGCGATGAGCCACTTTAAACTAACACTCGCCGAGACCTGGCTTGGCGTCACCGCGCACGCCGCGGCCGCGCTGGGCCTTGCCGATCGCGGCACGCTCGCCGTGGGCGCCCGCGCCGACCTCGCCGTGTGGCCATGCCAATCGCCGGAAGAAGTACCGTATCGCTGCGGCGACCTAAAGCCTACGTTGTACGGACACCAGGGTCACTCTCGCCCCCCAATTATCCATTAA
- the hutU gene encoding urocanate hydratase, with protein sequence MTTPTPPDAFLDSQPRKVKAAHGSALSCQGWVQEAALRMLHNNLDPDVAERPDDLVVYGGTGKAARSWRDFDIISRELRALPNDHTLLVQSGRAVGVFRTHDEAPRVLIANSNLVPHWANWETFRALEAQGLTMYGQMTAGSWIYIGTQGILQGTYETFAAAAKVHYGEGATLRGKWVLTAGLGGMGGAQPLAVTLAGGVSLNIEIDPWRIQRRLETRYLDEVADSLDDALRRVDTYCGRGEARSIGLCGNAADVLADVVRRGVVPDLVTDQTSAHDPLVGYIPQGLTLAEAAELRTSNPTDYVARARASMANHVTSMLALKAKGAHVFDYGNNLRAQAQIAGVSNAFDYPGFVPAYIRSQFCEGRGPFRWAALSGDPADIAVTDAALAALLPNNAGLQTWLGFAKERVAFQGLPARICWLGYGEREQAGLLFNDLVRTGKVKAPIVIGRDHLDCGSVASPNRETEAMKDGSDAIADWAILNALVNTAAGASWVSFHHGGGVGIGYSLHAGMVIVADGTERQDRCLSRVLTCDPGMGVIRHADAGYDEAIATATTKGVAIPLRR encoded by the coding sequence ATGACCACGCCGACGCCGCCGGACGCGTTTCTCGATAGCCAGCCGCGCAAGGTGAAGGCCGCGCACGGAAGCGCCCTGTCATGCCAAGGCTGGGTGCAAGAGGCCGCGCTGCGCATGCTGCACAACAACCTCGATCCCGACGTCGCCGAACGCCCCGACGATCTGGTGGTTTACGGCGGCACCGGCAAGGCGGCGCGCTCGTGGCGCGACTTTGACATTATCAGCCGCGAGCTGCGCGCGCTGCCAAACGATCACACGCTGCTGGTGCAATCGGGCCGCGCGGTCGGCGTTTTTCGCACTCACGACGAAGCGCCGCGCGTGCTCATTGCCAACTCCAACCTCGTGCCGCATTGGGCAAATTGGGAGACGTTTCGCGCGCTCGAGGCGCAGGGCCTCACCATGTACGGCCAGATGACCGCGGGCTCGTGGATCTACATCGGCACGCAAGGGATTTTGCAGGGCACGTATGAAACCTTCGCGGCGGCGGCGAAGGTGCACTACGGCGAAGGCGCCACGCTGCGCGGCAAGTGGGTGCTCACCGCGGGGCTTGGCGGCATGGGCGGCGCGCAACCGCTCGCGGTCACGCTCGCCGGCGGCGTGAGCCTCAATATTGAAATTGATCCGTGGCGCATCCAGCGCCGCCTTGAGACGCGTTATCTCGACGAGGTCGCCGACTCGCTCGACGACGCGCTGCGCCGGGTTGATACCTATTGTGGGCGCGGCGAGGCGCGCTCGATTGGCCTGTGCGGCAATGCGGCCGACGTGCTCGCGGACGTCGTCAGGCGCGGCGTCGTGCCGGATCTTGTTACCGATCAGACCTCGGCGCACGATCCGCTAGTTGGCTACATTCCGCAGGGATTGACGCTGGCAGAGGCGGCTGAGCTGCGCACCAGCAATCCCACCGACTACGTCGCCCGCGCCCGCGCGAGCATGGCTAACCACGTCACGTCGATGTTGGCGCTTAAAGCCAAAGGCGCCCACGTCTTTGATTACGGCAACAACTTGCGTGCGCAGGCGCAAATCGCCGGCGTCAGCAACGCCTTTGATTACCCCGGCTTTGTCCCCGCTTATATTCGCTCGCAATTTTGCGAAGGCCGCGGGCCGTTTCGCTGGGCCGCGCTGTCGGGCGATCCTGCCGACATCGCGGTCACCGATGCCGCGCTCGCCGCGCTGCTGCCAAACAACGCCGGCCTGCAGACCTGGCTTGGCTTTGCCAAGGAGCGCGTGGCGTTCCAAGGGCTGCCGGCGCGTATCTGTTGGCTTGGCTATGGCGAGCGCGAGCAGGCGGGGCTTTTATTTAACGACCTCGTGCGCACCGGCAAGGTCAAGGCACCCATTGTGATTGGCCGCGACCATCTCGACTGCGGCTCGGTCGCGTCACCCAACCGCGAAACCGAGGCGATGAAAGACGGCTCCGACGCCATTGCCGACTGGGCCATTCTCAACGCGCTGGTCAATACCGCCGCGGGCGCCTCATGGGTGTCATTTCACCACGGCGGCGGCGTCGGCATTGGTTACTCGCTGCACGCCGGCATGGTGATCGTGGCCGACGGTACCGAGCGCCAAGATCGCTGCCTGTCGCGCGTGCTCACCTGCGACCCCGGCATGGGCGTCATCCGCCACGCCGACGCCGGCTACGACGAGGCCATTGCCACCGCCACCACCAAGGGCGTCGCGATCCCGCTGCGGCGGTGA
- the rpsT gene encoding 30S ribosomal protein S20, with protein sequence MANHASAAKADRQSKKHRIRNRNAMSTLRTAVKAARAAIDDKATDAVNATKAAIAIIDKAVTKGLLKRNTASRYVSRLSVRGRE encoded by the coding sequence ATGGCCAATCACGCTTCAGCCGCTAAAGCCGACCGACAATCTAAGAAACACCGCATCCGCAATCGCAACGCGATGAGCACGCTGCGCACGGCCGTTAAAGCCGCGCGCGCCGCCATTGATGACAAGGCGACGGACGCCGTCAATGCGACTAAGGCCGCGATCGCTATCATCGACAAGGCCGTTACCAAGGGCCTGCTCAAGCGCAACACCGCGTCGCGCTATGTTTCGCGCCTCTCCGTTCGCGGCCGCGAGTAA
- the holA gene encoding DNA polymerase III subunit delta, with amino-acid sequence MATWPPASIIVSDQPLLVQRALVEVRALVPTSLAGFNVDVVEGKPTAARIIGLAQTMPMMSPLRVVLVRDITAMSADELAKLAPYFAAPVDTTVLVAVATKVDKRLKFWQTADKNKWIIELKAPRQLQPWLEAEAKAQGIALAPRTAARLIEIIGDDLARLAGVLQQLALYAGQGAVTPAHVEALVATTRESTVFELTDALGQRDLPAVLAALRALADQRESAIGVLAMVTRFARQVIKAQELLARGAPRGDFPGQLGVPPFAVDKLVDAAKRLRLPPTVMVELAATDAALKGGDVGDGFISAGQMKALGRQDGEEVALLRMARALMNAPAR; translated from the coding sequence ATGGCAACGTGGCCGCCGGCCAGCATCATCGTGTCGGACCAGCCGCTGCTTGTGCAGCGCGCACTGGTGGAGGTGCGCGCCTTGGTGCCGACCTCGCTTGCAGGCTTCAACGTCGATGTCGTCGAGGGCAAGCCTACCGCCGCCCGCATCATTGGCCTAGCGCAGACCATGCCCATGATGTCGCCGCTGCGCGTGGTGCTGGTGCGCGATATCACCGCTATGTCCGCCGACGAACTCGCCAAGCTGGCGCCTTATTTCGCCGCACCGGTCGACACCACCGTGCTGGTCGCGGTCGCCACAAAGGTCGACAAGCGACTGAAATTTTGGCAAACGGCCGACAAAAATAAATGGATCATCGAGCTCAAGGCGCCCCGGCAACTGCAGCCTTGGCTAGAAGCCGAGGCGAAGGCGCAGGGTATTGCGCTTGCGCCGCGCACCGCCGCCCGCCTCATCGAAATCATCGGCGACGACTTGGCACGCCTCGCGGGCGTGTTGCAGCAACTGGCGCTCTATGCCGGCCAGGGCGCGGTGACGCCGGCGCATGTCGAGGCCCTCGTCGCGACGACGCGCGAGAGCACCGTCTTTGAGCTAACCGATGCGCTTGGCCAGCGCGACTTGCCCGCCGTACTCGCCGCGCTGCGCGCGCTTGCCGATCAGCGCGAGTCCGCGATTGGCGTGCTCGCCATGGTGACGCGGTTCGCGCGCCAGGTAATTAAGGCACAGGAGCTGCTCGCGCGCGGCGCTCCACGCGGCGACTTCCCCGGTCAGCTAGGCGTGCCGCCCTTTGCCGTCGACAAGCTGGTCGACGCGGCAAAACGTCTGCGTCTGCCGCCCACCGTGATGGTCGAACTCGCAGCCACCGATGCCGCGCTCAAGGGCGGCGACGTCGGCGATGGCTTTATCTCGGCCGGTCAAATGAAGGCGCTCGGTCGCCAAGACGGCGAGGAAGTCGCGTTGTTGCGAATGGCCCGCGCGTTGATGAACGCGCCAGCGCGGTAG
- the mazG gene encoding nucleoside triphosphate pyrophosphohydrolase produces the protein MTRGQSLSRLCEIMDRLLAPDGCPWDREQTLETLRPFLVEETYEVLDAMGPGDATNHCEELGDLLMQVVFQAALRQRAGAFDIDGVVAGICDKLVRRHPHVFTAAAADAQALTPAEVLAQWDDIKAREKATAGPAATAAPGESAHAPRTLAGVPSGPALLRAQKLSKKASKVGFDWPDWRGSLDKVTEEAGEVAAAAVTADAKALHHEIGDLLFAVVNLARKFDVDAETALLDAGTRFSKRFEYIEDRLAAKNLRPADSNLAEMDALWNEAKAAQKVSKR, from the coding sequence ATGACGCGCGGGCAATCGCTGAGCAGATTATGCGAAATCATGGACCGCCTGCTGGCGCCAGATGGCTGCCCGTGGGATCGCGAGCAAACGCTCGAAACCTTGCGTCCGTTTTTAGTCGAGGAAACCTATGAGGTGCTCGACGCGATGGGACCAGGCGATGCCACGAATCACTGCGAGGAACTTGGCGACTTGCTGATGCAGGTGGTGTTTCAGGCCGCGCTGCGCCAACGCGCCGGCGCCTTTGACATCGATGGCGTGGTCGCGGGGATTTGCGACAAGCTGGTGCGCCGCCATCCCCATGTGTTCACCGCGGCAGCTGCCGACGCCCAGGCCCTCACGCCCGCTGAGGTGCTCGCGCAGTGGGACGACATTAAGGCACGCGAGAAGGCGACCGCCGGCCCGGCGGCCACGGCGGCACCAGGCGAGTCAGCGCACGCGCCGCGTACGTTGGCCGGTGTGCCAAGTGGCCCGGCGCTGCTGCGCGCGCAAAAACTAAGCAAAAAGGCGAGCAAGGTTGGCTTTGATTGGCCTGACTGGCGCGGCTCATTAGATAAGGTCACCGAAGAGGCCGGCGAAGTCGCTGCGGCGGCGGTGACCGCCGATGCCAAGGCACTTCATCACGAGATAGGCGACTTACTTTTTGCGGTTGTGAACTTAGCTCGAAAATTTGACGTCGATGCCGAGACCGCGCTACTCGACGCCGGGACGCGTTTTTCAAAGCGATTTGAATACATAGAAGATCGGCTGGCAGCGAAAAATCTCCGCCCAGCGGATTCAAATTTGGCGGAAATGGATGCGCTTTGGAACGAGGCCAAAGCGGCGCAGAAAGTGTCAAAACGTTGA
- a CDS encoding PhoH family protein: MRREKVSFADAEALQALCGSGNARLKLIERTLGVALHMRGNEITVEAPADKVDAIKDALEHLYRLALKGQPLATDDIIRALGNVGGVTGEAAAPGGAGGRGETILIPRSGRPIVAKGPSQQRYVELVRENDMVFATGPAGTGKTYLAVAVAIRALLDQHVRRVVLTRPAVEAGERLGFLPGTLEEKVNPYVRPLLDALGDMLDPEKAQRFLADGTIEIAPLAFMRGRTLNDSFVILDEAQNTTPEQMKMFLTRLGFGSKAVVTGDITQTDLPRGQLSGLRDALHLVRDIRGIGHVQFGDADVVRHPLVASLIRAYDARDRQRSEERHGPLAAKVPASE; the protein is encoded by the coding sequence ATGCGTCGCGAAAAGGTCTCGTTTGCCGACGCCGAGGCGTTGCAGGCGCTGTGCGGCAGCGGCAACGCGCGCCTCAAGCTCATCGAGCGCACGCTCGGGGTGGCGCTCCACATGCGCGGCAACGAAATCACCGTCGAGGCGCCGGCGGACAAGGTCGACGCGATCAAAGACGCGCTTGAGCATTTGTATCGCCTAGCGCTAAAGGGCCAGCCGCTCGCCACCGACGATATTATTCGCGCCTTGGGCAACGTCGGCGGCGTCACCGGCGAGGCAGCGGCGCCGGGGGGCGCAGGTGGCCGCGGCGAGACCATTCTGATTCCGCGGTCAGGGCGACCTATCGTTGCCAAGGGGCCATCGCAGCAGCGCTACGTCGAGCTGGTGCGCGAAAACGACATGGTGTTTGCCACCGGCCCGGCGGGCACCGGCAAGACGTATCTCGCGGTTGCGGTCGCCATTCGCGCCTTGCTCGATCAACACGTACGCCGCGTCGTGTTGACGCGGCCGGCGGTGGAGGCGGGCGAGCGGCTCGGTTTTTTACCGGGCACGCTCGAAGAAAAAGTGAATCCGTACGTGCGGCCACTGCTCGATGCCCTCGGCGACATGCTCGATCCGGAAAAGGCGCAGCGTTTCTTGGCCGACGGCACCATCGAGATCGCGCCGCTGGCGTTTATGCGAGGCCGCACGCTCAACGACAGCTTTGTCATCTTAGATGAGGCGCAAAACACCACGCCCGAACAAATGAAGATGTTCCTTACGCGTCTGGGCTTTGGCTCCAAGGCGGTCGTCACCGGCGACATCACGCAAACCGATTTGCCGCGTGGCCAATTATCCGGTCTGCGCGATGCCTTGCACCTGGTGCGCGATATTCGCGGCATTGGTCATGTGCAGTTTGGCGATGCCGATGTCGTGAGGCATCCACTGGTCGCCTCGCTGATTCGCGCCTATGACGCGCGCGATCGCCAGCGCAGCGAAGAGCGCCACGGGCCGCTGGCGGCAAAGGTACCAGCCAGCGAGTAG
- the ybeY gene encoding rRNA maturation RNase YbeY, whose product MISFIVDASVRTMLRPGEAQRLRRTCARMVSAAALAAAQGACEASFRLTDEATIWQLNRDYRAKDKPTDVLAFAVREGVGGHLVGGELGDVIICLPIAKAQAKARSRGGFLHEVEHLAAHGLCHLLGYDHPTARAEAKMNARMALLLTSARAEGRIRAA is encoded by the coding sequence GTGATTTCCTTCATCGTCGATGCCAGCGTGCGAACGATGCTGCGCCCCGGCGAAGCGCAGCGGCTGCGGCGAACCTGCGCGCGCATGGTTTCGGCAGCGGCGCTGGCGGCAGCGCAGGGGGCGTGCGAGGCGTCGTTTCGCCTCACCGACGAGGCGACGATTTGGCAGCTCAATCGCGACTATCGCGCCAAGGATAAGCCGACCGACGTCCTCGCCTTCGCCGTGCGCGAGGGAGTTGGCGGCCATCTCGTGGGTGGCGAGCTCGGTGACGTGATCATATGCCTGCCGATTGCCAAGGCGCAGGCCAAGGCGCGCTCGCGCGGCGGCTTTTTGCACGAGGTCGAGCACTTAGCCGCACACGGCCTCTGCCATCTGCTCGGCTACGATCATCCAACCGCGCGCGCCGAGGCCAAGATGAACGCGCGCATGGCGCTGCTCTTGACATCCGCACGTGCCGAAGGTCGCATACGCGCGGCCTAG
- a CDS encoding GAF domain-containing protein, translating to MTAKSTDSFATVKAVAHERELVPVLEQVLQRARAATFADAGSIFVVEGEREARKLRFAVAQNDSREVAVAGMLLPLTETSVVGACALRQTVIAIDDLYQLDAPGQGNNPWGFHHDRSFDTRNNYQTRSMLAVPMISARGETIGVIQLINRKASGVDGLVGEAAFSRDVRPFSADDIAVASALADQAGLALENTLLYSEVQSLFRGFVQACVKAIEARDPTTSGHSERVALLTVGLAKAVSAQTTGALAEVEFSTDMLVELEYAALLHDFGKVGVREHILTKAKKLFPHELAAVKLKLDLLLRQYELDTLKRLWHQRDGRGVAEALAGDAEFRESKAELMRIWEAVVAANEPNLLPQAVADTLSHLGNRTISLSDDSSLPLLTPGELGALSVSKGSLTDAERDEINSHVVHSYEFLKIIPWSKALRGVPALAVGHHEKINGTGYPFGLVGDAIPVGSRMMAVCDIFDALTASDRPYKKAVPLEKALAILRDEATRQAIDRELLSAFVDGEVWRCLGGGQG from the coding sequence ATGACCGCAAAATCTACCGATAGCTTTGCGACCGTGAAAGCCGTGGCGCACGAGCGCGAGTTGGTGCCGGTGCTGGAGCAAGTGCTGCAGCGGGCGCGCGCCGCGACGTTTGCCGATGCGGGCTCTATTTTTGTCGTGGAGGGCGAGCGCGAGGCGCGCAAGCTGCGCTTTGCGGTGGCGCAAAACGATTCGCGCGAGGTCGCGGTGGCAGGGATGCTGCTGCCCTTGACCGAGACGTCGGTGGTCGGCGCCTGTGCGCTGCGGCAGACCGTGATCGCGATCGACGATCTTTATCAACTGGACGCGCCGGGGCAGGGCAACAATCCGTGGGGCTTTCACCACGATCGTTCGTTTGACACGCGCAACAATTATCAAACGCGCTCGATGCTCGCCGTGCCGATGATCTCGGCGCGCGGCGAAACCATTGGCGTCATTCAGCTCATTAATCGCAAGGCGTCGGGCGTCGACGGCTTGGTTGGTGAGGCCGCATTTAGTCGCGATGTTAGGCCCTTTTCTGCCGATGATATTGCGGTCGCCTCCGCGTTGGCCGACCAGGCGGGGCTCGCGCTCGAGAACACCTTGCTCTATAGCGAGGTCCAGTCGCTGTTTCGCGGCTTTGTCCAGGCCTGCGTCAAGGCGATCGAAGCGCGGGACCCAACCACCTCGGGCCACTCCGAGCGCGTCGCCTTGCTGACGGTCGGCCTGGCTAAGGCCGTGAGCGCGCAAACCACGGGCGCGTTGGCCGAGGTGGAGTTCTCGACCGACATGCTGGTCGAGCTCGAGTACGCCGCGCTCTTGCATGACTTTGGCAAGGTCGGCGTGCGCGAGCACATCTTGACCAAGGCCAAGAAGCTGTTTCCGCATGAGCTGGCGGCGGTCAAGCTCAAGCTGGACCTCTTGCTGCGGCAGTACGAGCTCGACACCCTCAAGCGCCTGTGGCATCAGCGCGATGGCCGCGGCGTCGCCGAAGCGCTGGCTGGCGATGCCGAATTCCGCGAATCCAAGGCCGAGCTGATGCGCATCTGGGAGGCCGTGGTCGCGGCTAATGAGCCAAATCTCTTGCCGCAGGCCGTCGCCGACACCCTGTCGCACCTGGGAAATCGCACCATCTCATTATCTGACGATTCGTCGTTGCCGTTGCTTACGCCGGGCGAGCTCGGCGCGCTCTCCGTGTCCAAAGGGTCGCTCACCGATGCCGAGCGCGACGAGATCAACTCGCATGTCGTGCACTCGTATGAATTCTTAAAGATCATCCCGTGGAGCAAGGCGCTGCGCGGCGTGCCGGCGCTGGCGGTGGGTCATCACGAAAAAATCAACGGCACCGGGTATCCGTTTGGCCTGGTCGGCGACGCGATTCCTGTGGGCTCGCGCATGATGGCGGTGTGCGATATTTTTGATGCACTGACCGCGAGTGACCGCCCGTACAAAAAAGCGGTGCCGCTAGAGAAGGCGCTGGCTATTTTACGCGACGAGGCGACGCGGCAAGCGATCGATCGCGAGTTGTTGTCGGCGTTTGTCGACGGCGAGGTTTGGCGCTGCCTCGGTGGCGGGCAGGGCTAA
- the hutH gene encoding histidine ammonia-lyase, whose translation MRAFILGRDSLSLAEIARVARHNAPVEIAGDATARMIASRRLIDDIVAGGDAAEAVYGVNTGFGALAEVRINAADLVALQQNLVRSHAAGVGEPLPTDVTRAMMLLRAAVLATGRSGARPLVCELLVAMLNRGVHPLIPRRGSVGASGDLAPLAHLALAMIGEGEAQLGGVTMPAVAALAKSGLAPLQLAAKEGLTLLNGTQLMTAVGALALHDALALCELADIAGAMSLEALMGTVRAFDARVVAARPHSGQVVVGAHLRALLADSPLAAAHVECGKVQDPYSLRCMPQVHGASRDMLAYATGVLTTEAGSSTDNPLVFVNADGSGEMISGGNFHGQPVAIALDAATIAVAELANISERRVEQLVNPQLSSGLPPFLAPQSGLNSGFMIAQVTAAALVSENKILAHPASVDSIPSSASREDHVSMGAAAALKFAQVCDHVETGLAIELLVAAQGLDLRRPLRSTAPLEAVHAVIRGRVPPMFTDRVIATDIVAIKQLMRDGSLLEAAQGSLNS comes from the coding sequence GTGCGTGCGTTCATCTTGGGTCGTGACTCACTTAGCTTGGCTGAGATCGCACGCGTGGCGCGCCACAACGCACCCGTCGAAATTGCCGGTGACGCTACGGCGCGCATGATCGCCTCGCGGAGGCTGATCGACGACATCGTCGCGGGCGGCGATGCGGCGGAGGCCGTTTACGGCGTCAACACGGGCTTTGGTGCCTTAGCCGAGGTGCGCATCAACGCCGCCGATCTGGTCGCCTTGCAACAAAACCTCGTGCGTTCGCATGCGGCAGGCGTCGGCGAGCCGCTGCCGACCGACGTAACTCGCGCCATGATGTTGCTACGTGCCGCGGTGTTGGCCACGGGTCGCAGCGGCGCGCGGCCCTTAGTGTGCGAGCTGCTCGTCGCCATGCTCAATCGCGGCGTGCATCCGCTGATCCCGCGCCGGGGCTCCGTCGGCGCCTCGGGCGATCTCGCACCGCTGGCGCACCTCGCGCTCGCGATGATCGGCGAAGGCGAGGCGCAATTGGGTGGCGTCACTATGCCGGCCGTCGCCGCCCTCGCCAAGTCGGGCCTTGCCCCGCTGCAACTTGCTGCTAAGGAAGGCCTGACCCTGCTCAATGGCACCCAGCTTATGACCGCGGTCGGCGCGCTGGCGCTGCACGATGCACTCGCCCTATGTGAGCTCGCCGATATCGCCGGCGCGATGTCGCTTGAGGCGCTGATGGGCACGGTGCGCGCCTTTGACGCGCGCGTCGTAGCAGCTCGTCCGCATTCCGGACAAGTTGTGGTCGGCGCGCATTTGCGCGCGTTGCTCGCCGATAGCCCCCTGGCTGCCGCGCATGTCGAATGCGGCAAGGTGCAAGATCCGTATTCGCTGCGCTGCATGCCGCAGGTGCACGGCGCGTCGCGCGACATGCTGGCGTATGCCACGGGCGTGCTCACCACCGAGGCAGGCAGCTCGACCGACAACCCACTGGTATTTGTAAATGCTGACGGCAGCGGCGAAATGATCTCCGGCGGCAATTTTCACGGCCAGCCCGTGGCCATCGCGCTTGACGCAGCGACCATCGCCGTGGCCGAGCTCGCGAATATCAGCGAGCGGCGCGTCGAGCAACTAGTCAATCCGCAGCTCTCTAGCGGGTTACCGCCCTTTTTGGCGCCCCAGAGCGGCCTGAACTCCGGCTTTATGATTGCGCAGGTCACCGCCGCCGCGCTGGTCAGCGAAAACAAGATTCTCGCCCACCCTGCCTCGGTCGATTCCATTCCTTCGTCGGCGAGCCGCGAAGATCACGTGTCGATGGGCGCCGCCGCCGCGCTCAAGTTTGCCCAAGTATGCGATCACGTCGAAACAGGGCTGGCTATTGAGCTGCTCGTCGCCGCGCAAGGCCTAGACCTCCGGCGCCCGCTGCGCAGCACCGCGCCGCTGGAGGCCGTGCATGCGGTGATTCGCGGCCGCGTGCCGCCGATGTTTACCGACCGCGTGATCGCGACCGATATTGTAGCGATCAAGCAACTTATGCGCGATGGCAGCTTGCTCGAGGCGGCACAGGGCTCCTTGAATTCTTAA